The window ACAAACCAGAACTCGCGAAGCGCCACGGCCAGCCGCTCGGCGGCAGCGAGAAACCCGATGTTTTCTTCGGCAAGGTCGGCTTGCTGCGGCAGAACGATTTTGAGTTTCAGCAGCGCGGCAAGAACGGCTTGTGGGTTTCCGATTTACTGCCGAACATCGCCGGTGTCGCCGATGAGCTGACGGTCATTCGCTCGATGGTCGCCGAGTCGTCGAGTCACACGCCGGCCACGCTGCACGAGAACAGCGGGTTTCGGTTGAATGGTTTTCCCACACTCGGTTCGTGGCTGTCGTATGGCCTCGGCTGCGAAACCGATGAGTTGCCGACGTACGTCGTGCTCCCCGATGCTCGCGGCCTGCCGGCCGGCGGCACCAGCAATTGGTCGCAAGGCTTTTTGCCGGCGCAGCATCAAGGGGTAATGTTTCAAAGCAAAGGAGCCGTCATCAACGACTTGTTCCCCGCTCGCGAGTTTGCGGATGAACTCGAGCGCGACAGTCGCGAGCTACATAGCTTTCTAAATAAGACCGACCGCGACCGCCGAGGCAATAGCGATGAACTGCTCGCGCGGATGCGGGCCTATGAACTCGCCGCGAAGATGCAACTCGCCGTGCCGCGCGTGACAGATCTTTCGCAGGAGACGGCCGCGACGAAAACGGATTACGGATTTGATCGCGAAGAGACACGCGACTTCGGCCGGAGTTGCTTGCTGGCCCGGCGGCTCATCGAACAAGGCGTGCGGTTTGTGCAACTGTTTTCGGGCGGCTCGTTTGGCAATCCACGCATCAACTGGGATGGCCATGAAGACACCAAGGCTAATCACACCCAAGAAGCGGTCCGCATCGACCAACCGGTGGCCGCGCTGGTCAAGGATCTGCGGCAGCGTGGATTGTTCGACGATACGCTGCTCCTCTTCACCACCGAATTTGGCCGCACGCCGTTCGCGCAGGCCGATGCAGGTGTGCTAGGCAAAGGTCGCGATCACAACCAGTACGGCTTTTCGATCTGGGCCGCCGGCGCGGGACTAAAACCGGGCATGGCTTACGGCGCGACGGACGACATCGGTTGGAAGGCCGTCGAGAATCCCGTCGCCTGGCATGATTTTCACGCGACGGTGTTGCATCTGCTCGGCATTGATCACGAGCGGCTGACGATTTATCACAACGGCATTCAGCGTCGCCTGACCAACGTGCATGGGCACGTGGTCAAGGGAATTCTCGCGTGATGCCTGCCTGACGATTACTTCCGCAGCGACTTCACAGGCCGCTGCATCCCTTCGATATTGAACGAAGCGGGCGTGGCCGGCGACTTATCTGAGTAATAAGCTGCAGGATCAAGCTGTGGACCGATGACCGGCAGCGGCGTGGCCGGATCGATGACTTTGGTTTCCTGCGGAACGGGTTGAGGCTCCGCCTTCGGCCGAACTGACCGCGGTGCGGGAGTCGGCTGCGGTGTTGGCAACTGTGGCGCGTCGTTTTTCGGCGTGGCGTGATGCGGAGCCGCTTTCGCGGGCTGAGGGGACGGTGTTGGGATCTGTTCATTTGGCACGAGATACGGCTCGCCCATGAACTCGCCGTTTTGCGATTCAAATTGCGGATAGGGAGCTACCGGAATCTCGGTCGCGCCGTCGTAGCAAGCCTGCGGTTGTTCGGGGCAACGCCACAGCCACGGATCGTAAGTGCCGTAGTCTTCTTTGATGGCGCCCGGATCCATCCACAGCCCTTCGCTATCGAGTTGCAACGTGCCGAGATCGAAATCGAGTGAACGGCGGAGAGCTTCGTAGTTGACCCACACGCTCATGAAGTTGTTCTGAGCATCGAGCAAGTCCGACAACGCCGAGACCGAGTCGCGGGCCGCAGTGGCCCCCGAGGCCTGGTTCGTCAATTCCTGATCGATGCGAATGTCTTCGTTACGATCGATCTGCCGGGCTGCTTCGAGCACGGCGAGGCGCTGCAGTTCGAAGTTAATCTGATTCGTAAGAACGGTTCGCATCGTGGTTCGCAAACCGCGAGCGACGGTGTCTTCGAAGTTGTAGTAATTGCGGCGAGCCTGTTGATATTCGATCAGGGCCTGGCGGTAGACGTTGCGTTCCGACAACCGCGTCAACGGCGCGTCGAAGGCGATGCCAAGTCGCAACCGGCCGGTGGCGCTGCGCAGGCGGAACGGATTGTCAGTGACGTTTTGCACGTCGCCGCTGAAGAAGACGTCGAGCGAGCCTTCGAGGTTGTCGGCGTTGAACTCGATAAGTCGCCAGGCATCGACGAGGCCGGCACGAGCGTTCATCCAGTCGCGGCGATACTTGCGGGCGACTTCCACGGCTTGCTCCCACTTGAGGTCGATCGGCGTCAGCTCGATTCCCTCGGCGCGGGCTCGGGCCTGCACCAATTGTAGCGCCAGAATGTCGGCTGGCAGCACAACGAGGATGTCGGTGACGTCTTCGCCGGCCGGCACGGCTCGCATCGGCTGCTGTTCGCCTTGCTTGGGATACAAAATGCCGTGGTACAGCGAGGCGAAGAGCTGATCGGGCTTGAGTGTTTCGCCCGTTTCGAGCAGATTTTTTAGGCGCGAGTCTCGTTCGTCGAGGTGAGCGAGATAATCATTTTGAACTTTATTCTTGAGCGATTCAAATTGCACCATCACTTCGCGGCGCGAATCCTCAAGCCGTTGCAGCCGAAAGATTTCTTCGTTGAGCGTGGGAATCGGCAGAATCGCACAACCCTCAGCCCGCAGTTCTTCGATGGTCTTCTTGAGCTTGGTGAGCCATTCGCGGCGATGCTTCAGTGAAGTCTGAAACGCGGCCAGATCGGTGGCGGTTCGCGGCAAGTAATCGGTCAGCAGCCGTTCGCGCACTTCACGCACCGGTTTGAGTGTTTGCTGCAGCTCACGCAGATGATCCGGCAGTTCGGGGTACCAGTTCAGAGTGTTCACGACGATCGTCCGCGTTGCGTCGTTCGGATCGGGCGCGGGACGACTTTCGATGTGAGCCGTGATCTTGGAACGAACCGTGCTGAACTCCTCCACAAGGTTCTCGATCGTGTCTTGTTCTTGCAACGTGGCCCGATCAATCAGCTGAAACTGATCGAGCGTGTTGTCGTTCACTTCCATGCAAATCGTCGGCGGCAACCCCAAAGTTCCTTTGAAGTTATCCAAGGTCGCCTGATAGTCATTGCGCGAGTTGATCAACCGGCTTTCCGAATTGAAGAGCGCCTGGCGAGCCTGGGCGACTTGCAAATCCTGCCGAAGGATGTTGTTGACGAGGCCCACTTCGCCGGAACGCGTCTTGAGCTCGTCGAGAAATTCTTCCAAGCGATACAGGTTGTTGCGGAGGCGTTTGACGTTGTCTTCTTGGTTGCGAATGTTTTGCTGAGTTTGCAGCAATCCCAGGTAACCGCCAACCGCGCCGGCACCGGCGCCTTGGCCGCCACCGCCGGCCTGTACAGTCGTCGCACCAGTGGTGCTCACGCGGCCGAAGCCGCCGCCGCCGACACCGGTGAAGCCTTCAAAACCAGAGCCGCCGAACACACCACCGCGACGTTGCGGGCCCTGACCTGGATCGCGGCCAGTCATCACCTGCACGTAGAAGCCCTGGCGGTATTGTTCCATCGAACGGACGTTGTAGAGCAGCGAGCGCTCGGCCACCGTCAAGCGTTCCATGATGCGATCTCGGCCTGCATTGCGCAAGAGCGGTTGCACCAAGGCGAAGTCGATAAGCGTATTGCCGCGGTAATCGTCTGGTCCCGAAAACTGCCACATCAGGGAGTTTGCCAGGCCCACGACCAGCGTGCTGCCGGTTGTAAATGCCTTGCGCACCGCGATCGGCCGAGGACCATTCGACGAAGTAGCGAGCAGAAAATCGCTGCGCGAATTGCCGCCGGCGTTGAGCAGCCGCGCGGGATCGTTGCGCAACCGACCATCGGCCGTGTATTGTCCTGAATAGCCAGCGAAGTATTGCGAATCGAAGAGGAAGCGTTCGAAACTAACGTCTAGCGCCGAAAGATACAGTTCTTCGAGCTCTTGCTGATAAGCACGCGAGTGAAGCAACCCGAGCCGCACTGCATCGTCGGCGCGCACCTTCATCACACCTTCGGGCGTGAACTCGAGATACTCAGGCCAGGCCGGATTCTCGACGTAGGGAGTTTCGCCGTTGTCGTGCCAGCCGGGATAACCGCGCTTGTGATCGACGCAATGCATCAGTTCGTGCGCATACGGATCGTCTGGTGGCAGCGGCGGACAGTCAGGGCAACTCGGATCGAATAGACGCGAACGCGGATCAGGCGAGATGCTGATGTTCGGCAAAGCCCAGTGCGGATGGTCACCCTTCTGGCGAATCAAGTCATAGGCTTCATTGTCGGCTTGCCGGCGATAATACGAGCGATGACAGCCCGTCGCGGCAAACAGCATTGCAATCAACACAACAAAAGTTAGGCGGCGCATGACGAAGGGCCTCCTTGGTCAGGCGTGCTCTGAGCGGTGGGCAACCATTGATCGAGCAGTTGGCGGAGTTGCTCGAGTTCGGCGGTGTTCAGGCTGCCGTGCAACTTGCCACCGGGGCTGGCGAGTAATTGGCAGACATCGGCGAGCAGCGATTCGCCGGCGCTCGTCAGCTGCCAGACCTGACGGCGGCGATCGTTGCCGCAGCGTTCAAACTTCAGCAGATCGCGAGTGCGGAGTCGTTCGACCAGGCCGCTCATCTGCGCGGGAGAAACTCCGACCGCTTCGGCCAGTTCGCCTTGCCCGCGATGCGCGACACCTGCGTCGTCGCACAGCCAGAGAACGAGAAATTCCTGCTCGCTCAGTTCGCTCGAGGCGATTTGTCCGGCGAGTTGGCGGCGGACCGTGCGAGCCGTTGCGCCCACTTGCAGGACCAACTGTAGCC is drawn from Anatilimnocola floriformis and contains these coding sequences:
- a CDS encoding DUF1501 domain-containing protein: MTTNRRDFLSFAAQGIGATALTSLLMNERTARAEKIPGQANDPPPHHPAKAKRVIHICCCGAFSQLDTFDYKPELAKRHGQPLGGSEKPDVFFGKVGLLRQNDFEFQQRGKNGLWVSDLLPNIAGVADELTVIRSMVAESSSHTPATLHENSGFRLNGFPTLGSWLSYGLGCETDELPTYVVLPDARGLPAGGTSNWSQGFLPAQHQGVMFQSKGAVINDLFPAREFADELERDSRELHSFLNKTDRDRRGNSDELLARMRAYELAAKMQLAVPRVTDLSQETAATKTDYGFDREETRDFGRSCLLARRLIEQGVRFVQLFSGGSFGNPRINWDGHEDTKANHTQEAVRIDQPVAALVKDLRQRGLFDDTLLLFTTEFGRTPFAQADAGVLGKGRDHNQYGFSIWAAGAGLKPGMAYGATDDIGWKAVENPVAWHDFHATVLHLLGIDHERLTIYHNGIQRRLTNVHGHVVKGILA
- a CDS encoding MarR family winged helix-turn-helix transcriptional regulator, whose amino-acid sequence is MDAGRHAPRVATTEHNVGESAALQAWLQLVLQVGATARTVRRQLAGQIASSELSEQEFLVLWLCDDAGVAHRGQGELAEAVGVSPAQMSGLVERLRTRDLLKFERCGNDRRRQVWQLTSAGESLLADVCQLLASPGGKLHGSLNTAELEQLRQLLDQWLPTAQSTPDQGGPSSCAA